From a single Brassica oleracea var. oleracea cultivar TO1000 chromosome C5, BOL, whole genome shotgun sequence genomic region:
- the LOC106292484 gene encoding photosystem II reaction center W protein, chloroplastic-like, with translation MASFTSSVTCPTLLLKPSVTASSTETVYGLPSMIRRSSGVKCSMETNQPKKEKNSTPVFSAVGVMLTAVMSSSPAMALVDERMSTEGTGLPFGLSNNLLGWILLGVFGLIWAIYFNYVSSLDEDDDSGLSL, from the exons ATGGCAAGCTTCACTTCCTCCGTTACATGTCCTACACTTCTTCTCAAGCCTTCAGTCACAGCTAGCTCCACCGAGACTGTATATG GTCTTCCAAGCATGATTAGGAGAAGCAGTGGAGTGAAATGCTCGATGGAGACAAACCAGCCGAAGAAAGAGAAGAACTCAACGCCAGTTTTCTCCGCGGTGGGGGTTATGTTGACAGCTGTGATGAGTAGTAGCCCAGCAATGGCGTTAGTGGACGAGAGGATGTCAACGGAAGGAACAGGACTACCTTTTGGTCTGAGCAATAACCTGTTAGGTTGGATTCTGTTGGGCGTGTTTGGTTTGATATGGGCTATTTACTTTAACTACGTTTCGTCCCTCGATGAGGATGATGATTCTGGTCTTTCCCTCTGA